The segment aagtgagggataggtgtagttGCATCCACAGTTGGCCAACACACGAAAACAAGCATACGAGATACTTACAGTGactaaaacaaaagtaaaaatgtaGTGTATTGACTTAAGTGAAccaaaatttttgataagattTTATTAAGTGTCAtctaatttgttatttatttcgTTATTTCCTAATAATTTACCAAATGATACTTTACCGTGGGTCGTGTGTGCCagaaataacttaatattttcaGTGCAACAGAGTTTTATTCAGAGTAGTTAAAAATATGTAACAtgcataattaaatttttgaacatACTCTGATGAGtgcattaagaatatatttaaaaaaaaaaaataagcatcaatgaatagtaatatatttaaatatatataagttaaGTCTGAACTCAACCAAAAaatttcggctgcaggttcatcacgagaaaaaaatgaaaacatcttGTATTGGTTGTGGTCGCTGTCCCCTAATGTTGTTGGCTAATTGCTGATGTGGTGCTTCCCTTGAGGTTGAGCTTCCTTACACTTGGTGCTGATGATTAGGAGCGTCCACGTAATTGAAGTGACCACATTGTCTACGTGTCTGTATGTATAGTGCCAACTCCAAAATGCCCTCAACTTTTGGTGGACAAGTAAGAAATAcgtagataaataaaaaaaaataattactgtctAAAATGCTTCCAAAGGCTGGTATATACCTCTAAAGTAAGTTGAAGATAGGCAACTGATTTGTTGGAAATAAAAAGAGAAAGTATTTTAGATGGAAGACAAAAGTCTGGCTGATGTTTAATTAGATAGAGCTCTACTTTAACTGCGAAACTCGTTGATGTACAATATCGTCATTGAAATAATTCGAGGCAATGCCCTCATTCATCATACATTTTTGAGAATTAGATTGGTTTAAGGTAAAAGGTAATTTTATTGCTTTGTCTTGAAAAATTCCTGAAATTGGTTCTGTAGATATTTTTAAACATCGTGTGCACATCATGTATCAAAACTCTCCAGTCCATTAgaagcaaaattttaaattctgagATATTTTGCACAATTTACAACGTTGGTTTCACATATTCTGCTCagtaaatttgaattaagacACTCCCtttgtgtatatttattagtgatgtgcgagtctcggcatcatcgagaacgagtcgagacagaaattttctcgatctcgtctcgagataatttttttggctcggaattttcgagaattttgtaaacaagaaataggttaggtaatataatatattgaggcagcattttgcgttgcgtgttgaaataattaacatatcttcaacgtaacgtagatcgaataatataaaatatacttgttacgatagtatacacgataaattattaaaaagttaaaaacgaacaacttccgttcacaagtcactacatgaaacggtaaacgtaaacaatgaattgtgctgtggttatcacattaaattacagaagaaaatgattattttccgttaataaaaccaacattaaagttaaaaataaatcattttcggtatcaatatcaagtatcaacgtaaaacggtacggtaaaaaataaaaatataaacatgactgcagaattcttccgcgattgcattttgttttatggccttaggttatacatacggccagcagtatataacaagcaacatgatgtttaaattgcggtccgtatcgatagtgacatatcgatagtggtgaatgttcagactttcatgatcaagtaccgtccatggctcaaggaaactgtatagactatggagtcaataacgtatgtttacatacgacagtaggcaaataaactgttgagtgttaaggtaaagttgtaattgcaattgcaattgtggatacgtgataaaattattgaataattatgtatgtttgtcagattattgagttttacttttttggatcatattatcctgttaactaaagtacagatttctcgatctcgactcgattctcgagaatttttaaattgctttctcgatctcgtctcgaattcaaaaaagtctttctcgcacatgcctaaaTTATTTATAGTTCATATTGTCCTcctatgatttttattttattttatacataaattaccATATTTTCACTCCATTAAAGATCATATAATGTATTAAACATCCAATATGTTACTGGCTactctgtaccaaatttcatcaaaatcagttCAGAAGTAGAGTTGTGATtagataacaaatatttaaacatcCAAGCTTTTACAGTTAGATATTAGTAGGATATTACTAAACAGATAATTATCTATACTCAAAAACAGTAGGTGTCTGGCATACAGTACTACCAAAAATAGTCATTTAAAGATCACCACTCACTCATATTAACTTAAGTGTTTACCTACTTTTTAAATGGAGTATAACCACTTTTACATCTCCAAAACTAATAAATGTAAAATGTTGTGCGcttggatgtttgttactcactTGTGTCTTTACTAGATTAAGTCTGGAACATAGGTAGCCAATATACATGATTAACACATACACTATGTTAAGAGACAAGATTAGGGTTGGGTGGGGTGAATGTGATACAGTGTAAAACTTGGggtgaaagtgatacattaaaaaaatttactttttgctatacaataaatttgaagaaaatacATTTGCTTGCCTGTTCTTTATACGTCCCCATTCCATAATGAATGTTATAAACGTTTAGCTACATTTTATAGGAAATGAAAAAGTCTCAAGCAAGAAATAATTCGACCAAAAAATTTTCATGTCTAGGTCCAGCAACTTTTGTTATATCTTTGTGTGCATAGAAGATAGcttcaaaattatagttttaaatggtGCAGGAAAGTATCCTTAATGTTTTAATGCTTAGAAAGATATCTAACATTATTTTGGGGTGAATGTGATACCATAATTTTAGgtagttttattaaaaaagtgCTTAATATTTCTATTTTCCACTGCTGAATTTAAAATGTACGTTGTCAttaaaaccttgtttttttttttaccttaaagctATTTCTGTATGTTGGTAAACCTGAACATAAACAAATTGTTGTACTCCAATTTGTACAACTTAGTGTTCTATGTAGGCCCCTATGTTTATGTTTTAgagtaatataaataatttaacatcacATGTAGAACTGTGTATTTCTAAGCATTCCATATTTTAGTTTGTATTAAGTTGCATTTATTCATTTGctattgtatttattattaatagaGAGAAAATCCTTATTAGGACCACAGTATTTCTTCAATTTGTTGACTGAGAAGATCATTCAATAATTGGACAGTACGTGGTTAAATATGTAGAATTTGTTTGACTTGTCACTAGTCGCATTTATGTATTGTGACAAAATGTATGCTTCTTTAATATAGAGAGAAAATAATCACTCTGTAACATGACTTCATATTTTATGTCCGAACTCGAGTACCACTAAACTGATtgtcatgaaattttttgtggGTGATACACATGTATTTGACTTGTCTCACACGCATCCCACCACACTGATAGCGTTGCTAGGAAGTAGGATATAATAATGTATCTCATTCACCCCACCTGTGTATCATATTCCCCCCAATCGCAGGGTGAATATAAtacactaaatttattttttatcaatctaactaattaatctaaatttttattgagttaGGATTAGGTTTCTAAAGCCCTAAGAAATGTGCGTAATTTTTCTCAGTGTTGTGGTGctcttagttaaaataatatttttgtatcatATACACCCCACCTGACCCTATATTATGAATTATGATAACAGAAATAACACTGCAAAGTATGCCAATGCAATATATAAATCtgaaattaaagtaaatacaccatttagcaaaaaaaaagtaactgaaaCATGAAAACAATCAGCAGTTTGACATAACATAactcaaatttaataattttatcttttacTATGTTGAATtcattaaaagtaaattattttgtacaaattttgTTCCAAAATTTTGAAGGGGGCGGGGTTCAAATCCGTGGCAGGAATATAACCCAACTACCTCCAAGGTGCGCTTAAAtgatactaacaaaaaaaaacctaaatccTGTGCTATAACAGGAATCAGAAGCAGGGAGTGTATGGATAAGTAACACCAACTTAATATGACTCACGCTTAACcacattatgtaaaaataattaacaatttgATTCATAATCACAATTAATCAttggtattttattttgaacTATTGTTATGGATGCAGACAGGACCCTGACgtgcgccaggttcggagctagcTGGCGGCCCCTCACGGCAAATGACGTCACGCgctgtccattgacgtaaggcctCTGTCAGACGAGCGACCTGGGTGGCGCCACCTACATTCTCGCCACTCGCTGTGCGACCCGAGTGGCTGGCCAGTTGAAGAATGGACAGCGAGGAGATAGCATTAGTTGTACATATGCATTTGGCTagcaagaaaaagaaaaaaaggcgaTATTGGGTACATCCAATGATAATGGAGAGAAGGGTAACAAGTTTATTTCATACATTGTACCCACGCATCAAAGAAGATGAaggcaaattttttaattttgcacgtATGTCTCTGACAACATTCGAAGAATTGCTTCATATCTTAACAGACAATTTGACCCGCCAGGACACGAACATGAGAGCATCCATAAAACCAGAATATAAAATAATCTGCACTCTTAggtaagtaaatttatttaaattagaatTAGAATTAGTTTATGAGTCGtcttattaaaattatatgaTGCGTGATGGACATTCCCAGACCCAACAGATTATCTATGTTTGCTTATGTGTAAATTATCAATTGTTATTATTTAGTTCTTGTGACAGACACAAATAAGCACAAAAGTTCCTCTgtaaaatttgtaacataaacaaaaattggggttaatatttatattccaaCAGAATTTGCAATTTAAAGCTGaaataataatgcaatatttcaatctatatatattttaaaataaaatgtaatcaatgAAACTACTTTATGTACCTGaaacattaatatacataaatttgGAACAGTACAGCATTACTCACGTAATCTTAATACAAATTATATTGCCTGACATACTATTAACAAACATCTATGAAACTGTACAAATGTACtcacattaaatagtaaagttaaACAAAATACAGTTCAATGGAATCCAATTGCAATATATTGAAGcaatgaaataatgttttaacactGAAGAATTAACTACCCAATAATAATTACTATTGGACGTCAAAAAGATCTAGGTCAGAATATGGGCTTCTTGCAGAGGTATTAGAGTAACTTGAGACATTAGAATGTACATCACATGGGTCGTCTGCTGTTGAGGGTCGCGGCTCCAAAGGATAACCAACTGGAGAATGAGAAGCGATGTTATACGAGGGATAGTTAATGGAAACATTTTGTAGTGGAATATGTAGAGGAGTTTCAACGTGTGCACTTGGGTTGTCTTGACGCTGAAATATGAGGGAAGTACGAATATACATTTTCATTTCACTTTCAATGACGTCCATGAGCTTCCTTTTAACCCCGAATCGTGCATGTTCGGGAATTTGTTTCAAAGGCTGAAGCAATGACAAAAGGAACATTCTATCGCAATCATTTTCTAGATGCTTTTCCCGTTCTGCTCTATTATTCACACTTCGCTCCACAGCACTAACAAGTCTTTCACCTATTGGGTCGTTTttagttttagatttttttgggaGTGGAGTATCCCGTACTGCAGTCACATCTGGATTTTCGTCTGCGAGAGAGCTGGTAGTGTTCTTCGAGCTTGTTACTTTTTCCAAAAATGATAGTTGTTTGAAGAATAAGTAAACAGGGCGTTTTCGTGGTGCTGACCCAGATTTTTGTTCTTTCTGGAGTTTCAGTTCTCTTGAGTAGCTATCACGTAAGCTTTTCCAGCGTCTCAGCAGCTGCACACCTATAACACGATATAATACCTTAGAATATTGTCCACAACAATATAACTGAATCGTCCAGTGGGGAAGGGAACTAAGTCACTTGATACAATTTATTTGTTACGcattaaattgtaataatatcaGAGTATTTTCCCCAGAATCCACTTTAATTTACTTTAGTGGTATTTccggaatattatttttaaaagggtAATATGCAACAATAAACATTATTTCCTTTCTCCATGGACCTATTACATTATTTGAACATTTACTAGTAATAATTgccatatataataataattctttACCCCTTGTGGATGCATTTATATTACCTGTATCAATGATGCACTAAAAACAAATGTTTGTGTTTTCCATAAGCTATATATTACATATACTAGTTGGTTTAGGCAAGTAAATGTCGTGGTTATACATGGGGACAGATGGACGCAATATTGTATAATTTTGTCTCGTTACATATATTTCAGACGAATGTTTCAAAATACTCTATCAAAAGTTGACAAGGTGACAAACATTAGTTTTGATAACTTGTCATTATTTGATTTCCTAAACCAGTAATAaagcaatgtaaaaaataaaataaaattattaataacattttcagTCAATTACCCCCATAGTATAATTTCTGAAAGGTGGATAATGTTTACTTGTTTAGTGTGCGCAAAACGTTGTTGATTAACAAATATGTTGTGTGTTGTTTGTTTCAGATATTTGGCAACGGGTTGCAGCATGACTGATTTGCACTACTCCTATGCTTTGGGAAGATCTACCATTGGAGTAATTGTAAAAGAAGTGTGTCAAGAAATATGGTCTTGCATGAAAGACATGTGTATACCACAACCCACTGAAGAGAATTGGCTTAATATTGCAGCAGGTTTTGACAGGAAGGCCAACTTTCCTCATTGTTTGGGAGCCATCGATGGCAAACACATTAGAGTAATACAACCGAAACAGAGTGGCTCACTTTACTACAACTATAAAAAATTCTTTTCCATTGTTCTTCTCGCGGTTTGTGATGCTGATTACATGTTTACCTACGTACACATAGGATTGTATGGACGAACAAACGATTCCTCTATTTTCAAGCAGACGCAATTGTACAAAAGAATGGTGGATGGAACCTTGAGGATTCCTGTACCAGCCCAAATTTCAAGAACAGTCAATGAGATTGTACCATTCCTATTTATTGGCGATGAAGCATTTGGACTGTCTGAAAACATGCTAAGACCATATGGTGGAAGGAACCTTTCTCAAAAGAAGAAAATCTTCAACTACAGATTGTCCAGGAGTCGTCGGTACATAGAGTGCAGTTTCGGTATTCTTGCTAATAAATGGCGTATTCTACACCGCCCAATAGATGTCGACATTGAATTGGCAGAAGATATTGTGAAAGCATGttgtatattacataattttgtaAGAAAGAGAGACAGCTACAAGTTTGAAGATGCAATTACAACCCCAGACCTTCCCATTCTTGAGCGAGACAACACGAGTAGGGGTAATCATAGAGCATTGGCTGTTAGAGACATTTTCGCagattatttcattaatgaagAGGGAGAACTGAAATGGCAGTATGATATGATATAAGATTGAATGTAAAACCAAATACATTTCCTGTTGTTTCACTCAGGTGTTCAATGCACTTACACTGTTCGGAACAATATGAGTAAATAGCTACATTTCGGTCTTAAAACAGAAGAATTCGAGTTTTaaatctacatattttttataacttcaatttaatagtgacatattattagtaaaaaaataaatattaattcaacACAAGCTACTTTTTTTAAGTGGGTTAGTAAAGTAACTCAAACAGCACGTACGACATGCATAGGCCCTACATTTACAATTCTAcagtatatatacataaatgttaCAACAACACAATGTTTGAAATGTAGTCTGAACACACAGCATTGATAAAGAAACATCTGAACAATATTGTCCAGTTTAGACAAGTAATgtaaaacatgtaatttaatcCATTGTTGTGTATTATGTGGTGTTGTTTATGTgaaattatattatgtttaacAGTTGCGTTGTGTTAAATCATGTTATGTAATATGTTATTTTATAGTTATATAAAATTAGTATTACTTACCAAATTCGTTTTTCTCTTCATTCGACGCCGCTTCATTGTTACTCATAAACATGTTAATTAACTCTTCCCATGCTTTCTTCTTTTTGTCCCTATTCGAATATTCCGATGTACTAGCATCCCAAATAGCTGGGCGGAGTTGTACTTCGTGAATAAATGCCTCAACGTCGAGGTCCATAGTGAAGTGGTCGCTTCTCAGTGGTGTCGTGTGACAGGCTGCACTACAACAACTGACTGACTGGGTGGCCGCCACTTACAGGTGGCGTCCGGGTAGCGGATGGTCGACAGTCGCGAGCCACTTGATAGGTGGTACGACCCCGTCTGGCAGGTCCGTTCAAATATTGTTGTCGACTGGGTGGCGCCACCCAGGTCGCTCGTCTGACAGAGGCCTAAGGCATGCCAcacatgcctggccggattacaagggtccgaGCTCCCCGCCTCCTTTCCCCCTGGTCAACCCTCGCATTGTCCCGCCTCGGGCTTAAGTCACCTTTAGCTgtctgggaattccgggcttacagaggccaccaTGCACAGACCTTCCAACTTCCCAAACTGAAAAATTAAGAGGTTCGTCACCTCCTCTCCAACATACACACCAAAATTTGTAGTTGTCCAACTTTGAAATTTGCGACGTTTTACACACCACCATAAAAAGGCTATCGAGTGTGATTCATACAATGATTAGAAGACCAACCAGCAATTTATATCAAAAGACTAATAAATTAACCTCTTTATAtctaaaaaacattaataaaatacagaattacAATCCAAGAAAATATAGTTAAATTATAGTGAACCTTTGTCATACTACCTTAATGCTGTTGATTCCTTGATGTTGTAGCTGATTTTGCAGTCTTGAGAAATGAAGTATAAAACTTTTGTTCAAAACATTTTCCCTTTTGGGTGGATTTTGCTGTCAGACATTCCAGGGTTTCTTCGCTGAGTGCTGACctgaactgtgtgtgtgtgttttagtaACCT is part of the Bacillus rossius redtenbacheri isolate Brsri chromosome 8, Brsri_v3, whole genome shotgun sequence genome and harbors:
- the LOC134535573 gene encoding uncharacterized protein LOC134535573; this encodes MDSEEIALVVHMHLASKKKKKRRYWVHPMIMERRVTSLFHTLYPRIKEDEGKFFNFARMSLTTFEELLHILTDNLTRQDTNMRASIKPEYKIICTLRYLATGCSMTDLHYSYALGRSTIGVIVKEVCQEIWSCMKDMCIPQPTEENWLNIAAGFDRKANFPHCLGAIDGKHIRVIQPKQSGSLYYNYKKFFSIVLLAVCDADYMFTYVHIGLYGRTNDSSIFKQTQLYKRMVDGTLRIPVPAQISRTVNEIVPFLFIGDEAFGLSENMLRPYGGRNLSQKKKIFNYRLSRSRRYIECSFGILANKWRILHRPIDVDIELAEDIVKACCILHNFVRKRDSYKFEDAITTPDLPILERDNTSRGNHRALAVRDIFADYFINEEGELKWQYDMI